A region from the Cellvibrio sp. PSBB006 genome encodes:
- a CDS encoding YeaC family protein: MDVQQLLSSLTPDIYRGLKRAVELGKWPDGNRLSAEQRQLCMQAMIAYEQKHLPPEQHTGYIEPEPHTHCGTDDHDHDHPDEPKPLKWL, translated from the coding sequence ATGGATGTACAACAACTTCTCTCCAGTTTAACGCCGGATATTTATCGCGGTTTGAAGCGCGCCGTTGAGTTGGGCAAGTGGCCCGATGGCAATCGATTGTCAGCAGAACAACGTCAGCTTTGCATGCAGGCCATGATTGCCTACGAGCAGAAACATTTACCGCCGGAGCAACACACCGGATATATCGAGCCGGAACCGCATACCCATTGCGGTACGGATGATCATGACCACGATCATCCGGATGAACCCAAGCCGCTGAAATGGCTGTAA
- a CDS encoding nitrate- and nitrite sensing domain-containing protein: MVDLLSLLFILLPLTFIVFVFYCLHRRRVVIGRLVDQGLNYVRVMRILLTHIQQHRGLTTGFLNGNHEAKADIQALQNKIRKEVVEVSNLGAWVQTNEKWKSILDHWSRLSSHYASGEAMNNLKQHNQLIANLLYFIEDIADAHHLDSKAPAASAHQWRSLLFIAESIGQARALGTGVVAKGECSSVLRIQLNHLRNKIASHTGEHLSPQTCAEIEQLLRCIEKDVVIDQPTISPKEYFQLATRSLERVMEQFDQYIEGLRYQGR, from the coding sequence ATGGTTGATTTATTGTCGCTGCTATTTATCCTTTTGCCGCTGACCTTTATTGTATTTGTATTTTATTGTCTGCATCGTCGACGGGTTGTAATCGGGCGGCTGGTGGATCAAGGGTTAAACTACGTGCGGGTGATGCGCATTCTGTTGACTCACATCCAGCAACATCGTGGTTTGACTACGGGTTTCCTCAATGGCAATCATGAAGCCAAGGCAGATATCCAGGCATTACAGAATAAAATTCGCAAGGAAGTTGTCGAGGTCAGCAACCTGGGTGCGTGGGTACAGACAAACGAAAAATGGAAAAGCATCCTCGATCACTGGTCGCGTCTGAGCAGTCATTATGCGTCTGGCGAAGCGATGAATAATCTCAAACAGCACAATCAATTGATTGCCAATTTATTGTATTTCATCGAAGACATTGCGGATGCCCATCATCTGGACAGCAAGGCGCCTGCGGCGTCTGCACACCAGTGGCGGTCGCTGTTATTTATTGCGGAGTCGATTGGTCAGGCGCGCGCGCTGGGTACGGGTGTGGTAGCAAAAGGCGAGTGCAGCAGTGTGTTGCGAATTCAACTGAATCATTTACGCAATAAAATTGCTTCTCATACCGGAGAGCACCTTTCACCGCAGACCTGTGCCGAGATTGAGCAGTTGCTTCGCTGCATAGAAAAGGATGTGGTAATAGACCAGCCCACCATCAGCCCTAAAGAGTATTTTCAGTTAGCAACCCGCTCATTGGAGCGGGTTATGGAACAGTTTGATCAATATATCGAAGGACTGCGTTATCAGGGTCGTTAA
- a CDS encoding VWA domain-containing protein, whose protein sequence is MNTWEMILTQFHWLRPLWLLALVPAILLGIALWRQKRGAHQWQQVIAPELLPFLIDGETTRAQRWHIWAIIAAWIIATLALAGPAWEKRPMPVQKNENALVLILDLSPSMLTEDIKPSRLIRARLKIADILRERKDGLTALIVYAGESHVVTPLTDDTATINSLLTSLHPNIMPLPGSNTESAITLALRLLQDAGLQRGDVLLITDGVVSDAQSAIKQQLDNNVRLSILGVGSDAPAPIPGSNGGFVRDSSRAIVTTQLNSSELRSLAQQTGGRYSDLTNDKRDIETLLALPSPLVDESRAVDREFDTWHDNGHWLVFLLLPVVFFCFRRGVLPVLLLVPALSLYTPNSQAFEWRDLWLTQDQQGQRALEQGDAASAAEEFESPEWKGSAQYRAGDYEAAAKNFAQSDTAQAHYNRGNALAKSGKLDEALKAYDEALKRNPDLADAASNRALVEALKQQQEQQKEQQDQQNQDGENQEDQDSEQKQDQQQNSSEQNNEQKNQQDQQQNQSDQQQDSESEQEQDQQQQDQQDSEQQNGQQSSAAQSSAAGDSGEQSSEQAEQQEEQAAQQSSTPSEEELEEMRAALEEGLSDEEKQAMEQWLRRVPDDPGGLLRNKFRYQYQQKRDERHRNMWQTPTEQENDRW, encoded by the coding sequence ATGAACACCTGGGAGATGATCCTCACGCAATTTCACTGGCTGCGCCCGCTGTGGTTGTTAGCGCTGGTTCCCGCAATTTTATTGGGCATTGCCTTGTGGCGACAAAAGCGCGGCGCGCATCAATGGCAGCAGGTTATCGCACCGGAACTCTTGCCGTTTTTGATTGATGGCGAAACCACGCGCGCGCAGCGCTGGCATATCTGGGCAATTATCGCGGCCTGGATTATTGCCACTCTGGCCTTGGCTGGCCCGGCGTGGGAAAAACGGCCCATGCCCGTGCAAAAAAATGAAAACGCACTGGTGTTAATCCTTGATCTTTCACCGTCGATGTTGACGGAAGATATCAAACCCTCGCGCCTGATTCGCGCGCGCCTGAAGATCGCCGATATCCTGCGTGAGCGTAAAGATGGACTGACCGCGTTGATTGTTTACGCTGGCGAATCCCATGTGGTGACACCGCTCACTGACGACACCGCCACCATCAACAGTTTGTTGACGTCGTTGCATCCCAACATCATGCCCCTGCCCGGCAGCAATACGGAATCTGCCATTACACTTGCGTTGCGGCTATTGCAGGACGCGGGTTTACAACGCGGCGATGTATTGTTGATTACCGACGGTGTGGTGAGCGATGCCCAGTCCGCGATCAAACAGCAGCTCGACAATAATGTGCGCTTATCCATCCTCGGCGTCGGTAGCGATGCTCCCGCGCCGATTCCCGGCAGCAATGGCGGTTTTGTACGCGACAGCAGCCGTGCCATTGTCACCACACAATTGAATAGCAGTGAGTTGCGTTCACTCGCGCAGCAAACCGGCGGACGTTACAGCGACCTGACCAACGACAAACGGGATATCGAAACCTTGCTCGCCCTGCCCTCGCCGTTAGTCGACGAAAGTCGCGCTGTGGATCGTGAGTTTGATACCTGGCATGACAATGGTCACTGGTTAGTTTTTTTATTACTGCCGGTTGTGTTTTTCTGTTTCCGTCGCGGTGTATTGCCGGTGCTGTTATTGGTCCCTGCGCTGTCACTGTATACGCCGAACAGCCAGGCGTTTGAGTGGCGCGATCTTTGGCTCACCCAGGATCAACAGGGCCAGCGCGCGCTTGAACAAGGTGACGCCGCCAGCGCGGCGGAGGAATTTGAATCGCCCGAATGGAAAGGCAGTGCCCAATATCGCGCTGGCGATTACGAAGCCGCCGCCAAAAATTTTGCACAGAGCGATACTGCCCAGGCACATTACAATCGCGGCAATGCCCTGGCCAAATCCGGTAAGTTGGATGAAGCGCTCAAAGCTTATGATGAAGCCTTGAAACGCAATCCCGACCTGGCAGATGCCGCGAGTAATCGCGCACTGGTGGAAGCGTTGAAGCAACAGCAGGAGCAACAAAAAGAACAACAAGACCAACAAAATCAGGACGGCGAGAATCAGGAAGATCAGGACAGCGAACAAAAGCAGGATCAACAACAGAATTCGTCCGAGCAAAACAACGAACAGAAAAACCAGCAGGACCAACAGCAGAATCAAAGCGACCAGCAACAGGACAGTGAGTCCGAACAAGAGCAGGATCAGCAGCAACAGGACCAACAAGATAGCGAACAACAAAACGGACAACAAAGCAGCGCTGCTCAAAGCTCGGCGGCGGGCGACAGTGGCGAGCAGTCCAGCGAGCAAGCCGAGCAGCAGGAAGAGCAAGCCGCCCAACAAAGTTCAACACCCAGCGAAGAAGAGTTGGAAGAAATGCGCGCAGCTTTGGAAGAAGGCTTGAGCGATGAAGAGAAGCAAGCGATGGAACAGTGGTTGCGACGCGTTCCTGATGATCCGGGCGGTTTGCTGCGCAACAAATTCCGTTATCAATATCAACAAAAGCGTGATGAGCGGCATCGCAATATGTGGCAGACACCCACTGAGCAGGAAAATGATCGCTGGTAG
- a CDS encoding rhomboid family intramembrane serine protease, whose amino-acid sequence MLNWIAVRHLPLDQDLSELTRFLEHRGLPFRVSEEDGQQVVAVQDPQLVEPLGQLVDGFLRGEVQLPAEDSAMEQTEPQPRGIPFWMTPITLVLILLSGVGALLIYTETGQVWAMWFLLLDVAPDLRSFMSLNETLAGGQVWRLVTPAFLHFGLFHFLFNSLWMWDFGRRLELGLGKGWYVLFFVITAIAANLTQYFWEASPWFGGMSGVVYALLGFLWIRQQLAPHPLFAVPASIIGFMLFWLVLCMTGIVDQFIDGSVANAAHLGGLIAGMILGAVSGILARGKRTDSITL is encoded by the coding sequence ATGTTGAACTGGATTGCTGTAAGACATTTGCCGCTGGATCAGGATCTAAGCGAACTGACCCGTTTCCTGGAACATCGCGGCCTCCCTTTTCGTGTAAGCGAAGAGGATGGGCAGCAAGTTGTCGCCGTGCAGGACCCGCAGCTTGTCGAACCTCTGGGGCAACTGGTGGATGGTTTCCTGCGCGGTGAAGTTCAGTTGCCAGCGGAAGATTCCGCTATGGAACAAACAGAGCCGCAACCCCGAGGTATTCCTTTCTGGATGACGCCGATTACGCTGGTGTTAATTTTGCTCAGCGGTGTCGGTGCCTTGTTAATCTATACCGAAACCGGTCAGGTCTGGGCGATGTGGTTTTTGTTGCTCGATGTTGCGCCGGATTTACGCAGCTTTATGTCGTTGAATGAAACCCTTGCTGGCGGTCAGGTCTGGCGGTTGGTCACTCCGGCGTTTTTACACTTCGGGTTGTTTCATTTTTTGTTTAACAGTTTGTGGATGTGGGATTTCGGCCGCCGGTTGGAACTGGGATTGGGTAAAGGCTGGTACGTATTATTCTTTGTGATTACGGCTATTGCCGCCAATCTCACTCAATATTTTTGGGAAGCTTCGCCCTGGTTTGGCGGCATGTCCGGTGTGGTTTATGCGCTATTGGGCTTTTTATGGATTCGCCAGCAACTTGCACCGCATCCGCTGTTTGCGGTGCCGGCCAGTATTATTGGCTTTATGCTGTTTTGGCTGGTGCTGTGTATGACCGGCATTGTCGATCAATTTATTGACGGTAGTGTGGCCAATGCCGCGCATCTCGGCGGGCTGATTGCCGGTATGATTCTGGGCGCTGTGTCGGGCATCCTGGCGCGCGGCAAGCGCACAGATTCAATCACCCTGTAA
- a CDS encoding BatD family protein: MSRLFFSPQMMRSFLGGLFILLAFSAGARADTLSASVDRDTISLQETLTLTLRFYAQTSDSPDLTLLQKDFDILNTQQSNQMRVINGDMESFTDWRIALAPKRVGTLEIPSFTIEGASSDAIPITVESQNRAPQNASSDVFVDVKVSKDSVYVQEQILFTIRLYTSVNLNGAEMTPLELPDALVVDLGENQYQTNINGRQHIVVERVYSIFPQHSGELIIPSLTYNVSVRSGQRDPWSDPFGNRRNNLLRLRTEEQRVNVNVAPAQFSGQDWLPAKDLQLTEHWSTGTERLKVGEPVTRTITITADGLTAGQLTPLSLPAVDGLTFYPDQPQNDDQTSNKGVKGSRIETLAIIPNRSGKFTLPAMRVNWWDTESQEMKTATLPAKTVQVEDALGNITPDPLPVPPVENPPETTPINTDMESTTPDIRVVNVAPVWLIVTALVLGFTTLLFAWLYWQARRELRAIHSFYIAEKTQDHANETAAWNELKRAAANKDYPATRTAIIHWAQAHWQDPQLQSLQAIAERSNNDALRAQLKKLDEILYRGDAGSDWDSSELVQEINNYRRQKHHRQKQQDSLAPLYKS; encoded by the coding sequence ATGAGCCGATTATTTTTTTCCCCACAGATGATGCGCAGTTTTTTGGGCGGATTGTTTATTCTGTTGGCGTTCAGCGCCGGCGCTCGCGCCGATACCTTGTCGGCCAGTGTGGATCGCGACACTATCAGTTTGCAGGAAACCCTGACGCTCACTCTGCGCTTCTATGCACAAACCAGTGATTCACCGGATTTGACGTTACTGCAAAAAGATTTCGATATTCTCAATACTCAACAAAGCAACCAGATGCGCGTTATCAACGGTGATATGGAATCCTTTACCGACTGGCGCATTGCGCTCGCCCCCAAGCGCGTCGGCACCCTGGAAATCCCTTCGTTTACGATTGAAGGTGCAAGTAGTGATGCGATCCCCATTACAGTGGAATCCCAGAATCGTGCACCACAAAACGCCAGCAGCGACGTCTTTGTTGATGTGAAAGTGAGTAAAGACAGTGTGTACGTGCAGGAACAGATCCTGTTCACGATTCGCCTGTATACCTCGGTGAATTTAAACGGTGCCGAAATGACACCGCTGGAATTACCGGATGCCCTGGTCGTTGATCTCGGTGAGAATCAATACCAGACCAATATCAACGGTCGTCAGCATATTGTGGTGGAACGGGTGTACAGTATTTTTCCACAGCATAGCGGTGAGTTGATTATTCCCAGCCTGACCTACAATGTGTCGGTGCGCAGCGGGCAACGCGATCCCTGGAGCGATCCGTTTGGCAACCGCCGCAATAATCTGTTGCGATTACGCACGGAAGAACAACGCGTGAATGTGAATGTTGCGCCGGCACAATTCAGCGGCCAGGATTGGTTACCCGCTAAAGATCTGCAATTAACTGAACACTGGAGCACCGGCACTGAGCGCTTGAAAGTGGGCGAACCGGTTACCCGCACCATCACGATTACCGCCGATGGGTTGACTGCCGGCCAGCTAACGCCGTTGTCATTACCCGCCGTTGACGGATTAACCTTTTACCCCGATCAACCGCAGAACGATGATCAAACCAGCAACAAAGGTGTAAAAGGTTCGCGTATCGAAACCCTCGCGATTATTCCCAATCGCAGCGGTAAATTTACATTGCCGGCGATGCGTGTGAACTGGTGGGATACCGAAAGCCAGGAGATGAAAACCGCTACCCTGCCAGCGAAAACGGTTCAGGTGGAAGACGCGTTGGGCAACATAACACCGGACCCATTACCCGTGCCCCCTGTGGAAAATCCTCCTGAAACCACACCGATCAATACCGATATGGAAAGCACCACGCCGGATATTCGTGTGGTCAATGTTGCGCCGGTCTGGCTGATTGTTACTGCATTGGTTCTGGGTTTTACCACTTTACTGTTTGCGTGGCTCTACTGGCAGGCGCGCCGTGAGTTGCGTGCGATTCATTCATTCTATATTGCGGAGAAAACCCAGGATCACGCCAACGAAACAGCCGCCTGGAATGAACTCAAACGCGCCGCTGCCAACAAGGATTATCCTGCTACCCGCACGGCAATAATTCATTGGGCCCAAGCTCACTGGCAAGATCCGCAACTGCAAAGCTTGCAGGCTATTGCGGAGCGATCAAACAATGACGCATTGCGTGCACAACTGAAAAAACTGGATGAAATTCTGTATCGCGGCGATGCCGGTAGCGATTGGGACAGCAGTGAATTAGTTCAGGAGATTAACAATTACCGCCGTCAGAAACATCACCGCCAGAAGCAACAGGATAGTTTGGCGCCGCTGTACAAATCATAG
- the pepN gene encoding aminopeptidase N gives MNASQQPQAIHLKDYRVPDYVIDKTELHVDLYEEHATVTSSLHLRRNSAAGNGVAQLVLDGCEMELRSISIDGRALSEDEYQVDEEHLTLFNPPAEFVLQTQTDIKPHVNTSLEGLYKSRTMFCTQCEAEGFRKITYYLDRPDVMSEFTTTIVADKTRYPVLLSNGNLIEQGEAESDRHFATWHDPFKKPCYLFALVAGDLEHIEDRFTTASGREVTLKIFVEAKDLDKCDHAMTSLKNAMRWDEDVYGREYDLDIFMIVAVDDFNMGAMENKGLNIFNTSCVLAKPETTTDAGFQRVEGVVAHEYFHNWSGNRVTCRDWFQLSLKEGFTVYRDAEFSADMGSRTVKRVEDVSLLRTAQFAEDAGPMAHPIRPESYIEISNFYTLTIYEKGAEVIRMLANLLGPEDFRKGTDLYFDRHDGQAVTTEDFVAALADASGRDLTQFKRWYSQAGTPRLQVTDSYDEDAREYTLHIKQSCPPTPECQNKLPFHIPVAMGLLGSGGNLPLKIKGQVPDFETADNTHTVLELTDAEHTFVFEGVNEKPVPSLLRGFSAPVKLHYDYSREALMLLMSRDDDGFCRWDASQQLALQVIGDVIQAWQRKDDIASMAIDARLIDAYRSLLQDTSLDQAMVAYMLSLPSEAYLSELADVIDVEAIHYGRIRVRRAIAESLREEFASIYQRYDNQQAYAATAEAIAARSLKNVALAYLMLLEDDQWIHACEQQYRQANNMTDRMDALAQLVNSRSQTAQALATSALEDFYQRWQDESLVVNQWISVQASCSLPNTLAKVKLLQQHPAYDEKNPNKIRALVSTFCNANAINFHALQDGKAEGYRFLADEVVRLNTQNPQIASRLLVPLTKWKKYSPQRQTLMKAELERILAEPKLSKDVYEVVSKSLA, from the coding sequence ATGAATGCCAGCCAACAACCCCAAGCGATTCACCTGAAAGATTATCGCGTACCCGATTACGTTATCGATAAAACCGAACTGCATGTTGATCTGTATGAAGAACATGCCACGGTGACCAGCAGCTTGCATCTGCGTCGCAACTCTGCCGCTGGCAACGGCGTCGCGCAGTTGGTATTGGACGGCTGCGAGATGGAATTGCGTTCCATCAGCATAGATGGTCGCGCTTTATCGGAGGATGAGTATCAGGTGGATGAAGAACACCTGACCTTGTTCAACCCGCCGGCAGAATTTGTATTGCAAACTCAAACCGACATAAAACCGCACGTGAATACATCGCTGGAAGGTTTGTACAAATCGCGCACCATGTTCTGTACCCAATGCGAAGCGGAGGGCTTTCGCAAGATTACCTATTACCTCGACCGACCGGATGTGATGAGTGAATTTACTACCACCATCGTTGCCGATAAAACACGCTACCCGGTATTACTTTCCAACGGTAATTTAATTGAACAGGGCGAAGCGGAAAGTGACCGTCACTTTGCGACCTGGCACGATCCGTTTAAAAAGCCCTGTTATTTATTTGCACTGGTGGCAGGTGATCTTGAACACATCGAAGACCGTTTTACCACGGCGTCTGGTCGTGAAGTGACTTTAAAGATTTTTGTGGAAGCCAAGGATCTCGATAAGTGTGACCACGCCATGACCTCACTGAAAAATGCCATGCGTTGGGATGAAGACGTATATGGCCGCGAATACGATCTCGATATCTTTATGATCGTTGCGGTAGACGATTTCAATATGGGCGCCATGGAAAACAAAGGCCTGAATATCTTTAATACTTCCTGTGTACTGGCCAAACCGGAAACCACCACTGACGCCGGTTTTCAGCGTGTGGAGGGTGTGGTCGCTCACGAATATTTCCACAACTGGTCGGGCAATCGGGTTACCTGCCGTGACTGGTTTCAGTTGAGCTTGAAAGAAGGCTTTACCGTTTACCGAGATGCAGAATTTTCAGCAGATATGGGATCGCGCACGGTTAAACGAGTGGAAGACGTCAGCTTGCTGCGCACCGCCCAATTTGCCGAGGATGCCGGACCTATGGCGCACCCGATCCGGCCGGAATCCTACATTGAAATTTCCAATTTCTATACGCTGACCATCTACGAGAAAGGTGCGGAAGTGATTCGCATGCTGGCCAATTTATTGGGGCCAGAAGATTTCCGCAAAGGCACCGATTTGTATTTCGACCGCCATGATGGTCAAGCCGTTACTACCGAAGATTTTGTCGCCGCTTTGGCCGATGCATCAGGGCGCGACCTGACGCAATTCAAACGTTGGTACTCACAAGCGGGCACCCCGCGTTTACAGGTGACTGATAGCTACGATGAAGATGCGCGCGAGTACACCTTGCACATCAAACAAAGCTGTCCACCGACCCCGGAATGCCAAAACAAACTACCATTCCATATTCCGGTCGCCATGGGCTTGCTAGGCAGTGGCGGTAATCTGCCCTTAAAAATCAAAGGCCAGGTGCCGGATTTTGAAACCGCAGATAACACGCACACCGTGCTGGAATTAACCGACGCAGAACACACCTTTGTTTTTGAAGGTGTCAATGAAAAACCGGTGCCGTCACTGTTGCGCGGTTTTTCTGCACCGGTGAAATTACACTACGATTATTCCCGCGAAGCGCTGATGTTATTAATGAGCCGCGACGACGACGGCTTTTGCCGCTGGGACGCCAGCCAGCAATTGGCCCTGCAAGTGATCGGCGATGTTATACAAGCCTGGCAACGCAAAGATGATATCGCTTCAATGGCGATTGATGCCCGTCTGATCGACGCCTACCGCAGCCTCTTGCAAGACACAAGTCTCGATCAGGCCATGGTCGCCTATATGTTGTCGCTACCCTCGGAAGCCTACCTCAGCGAGCTGGCAGATGTGATCGATGTAGAAGCCATCCACTACGGCAGAATACGCGTGCGCCGCGCCATCGCCGAATCACTGCGTGAAGAATTTGCCAGCATCTACCAGCGCTACGACAACCAACAAGCCTACGCCGCCACCGCAGAGGCGATTGCCGCGCGCAGTTTAAAAAATGTCGCGCTGGCCTATCTGATGCTCCTGGAAGACGACCAATGGATTCACGCCTGTGAACAACAATATCGTCAGGCAAACAACATGACCGACCGTATGGATGCGCTCGCGCAACTGGTCAACAGCCGTTCGCAAACCGCGCAAGCGCTCGCTACATCAGCCCTGGAAGATTTTTACCAACGTTGGCAAGACGAATCCCTGGTGGTCAATCAATGGATCAGCGTGCAGGCAAGCTGTTCGTTGCCCAATACCTTGGCCAAGGTCAAACTACTACAACAACACCCGGCTTACGATGAAAAAAATCCCAATAAAATCCGCGCGCTTGTTTCAACTTTTTGTAACGCCAACGCGATTAACTTCCACGCGTTGCAGGATGGCAAGGCAGAGGGTTATCGCTTCCTCGCCGATGAAGTCGTTCGCTTGAACACCCAGAATCCACAGATCGCTTCTCGTTTACTGGTGCCCTTAACGAAGTGGAAAAAATACAGTCCACAACGCCAGACATTGATGAAGGCTGAATTGGAAAGAATCCTTGCTGAACCTAAATTATCGAAGGATGTATATGAGGTTGTAAGTAAAAGTCTTGCTTGA
- a CDS encoding methyl-accepting chemotaxis protein, translating into MGRLLGHWVSAVNIQLLCGVMLAFIAIPIFALLADYHQIWLIIPLVATAILLIGLVSSYHTGVEQMRACLLAIRQTQPMDSGVHLSKSFATLIEDTRETFKHFQRRNAEFRDAVKEMGYSSSELAGNANDVSSSAAFQSKATTSSAAAITEISHSIDDVGQRIVSAREAATAACELSESGSQALVSASDEVKQVAALAQETETRITALEELMVKVTAMSRIIGEISEQTNLLALNAAIEAARAGEHGRGFAVVADEVRALAQRSQGSAADIATNILQVQTTMQQVRGSMGSVVEKTGKSMMEVGRAETALGSINLRTRDVFSLIDDIAVAAQQQSQAAHEISRHIETVANLANENSGRAIQAAEIAEHLHRLTRLTE; encoded by the coding sequence ATGGGACGTTTGCTTGGGCACTGGGTAAGTGCGGTCAATATTCAATTATTGTGCGGCGTGATGCTCGCATTTATTGCCATCCCCATTTTCGCGTTACTAGCTGATTATCATCAGATCTGGTTGATTATTCCCTTGGTGGCTACCGCCATATTGTTGATCGGACTGGTCAGTAGTTACCACACCGGCGTTGAACAAATGCGTGCCTGTTTATTGGCAATTCGCCAGACGCAGCCGATGGACTCGGGTGTTCATCTTTCCAAATCTTTTGCGACCCTGATTGAAGACACGCGCGAAACCTTCAAACATTTCCAGCGGCGCAATGCCGAGTTTCGCGATGCGGTGAAGGAAATGGGTTATTCATCGTCAGAACTGGCAGGTAATGCCAACGACGTATCGAGCAGTGCGGCGTTTCAATCCAAGGCAACGACATCCAGTGCGGCAGCAATTACGGAGATCAGCCACAGTATTGATGATGTCGGTCAGCGTATTGTGTCGGCGCGCGAGGCGGCAACGGCGGCGTGTGAGTTGAGTGAAAGCGGTTCTCAGGCGTTGGTCTCAGCCAGTGATGAAGTCAAGCAGGTTGCCGCGCTTGCGCAGGAAACGGAAACACGTATTACGGCGTTGGAAGAATTGATGGTTAAGGTCACAGCCATGTCGCGCATCATTGGTGAGATTTCCGAGCAGACGAATTTGTTAGCATTGAATGCGGCGATTGAAGCGGCGCGCGCGGGTGAGCACGGGCGCGGGTTTGCCGTGGTGGCGGACGAGGTACGTGCCTTGGCGCAGCGCAGCCAGGGTTCGGCGGCAGACATTGCCACCAACATTCTGCAAGTACAAACCACCATGCAACAAGTGCGCGGCAGTATGGGTTCAGTGGTGGAAAAAACCGGTAAAAGTATGATGGAGGTTGGTCGTGCTGAAACAGCATTAGGCTCAATTAACCTGCGCACGCGCGACGTATTCAGTTTGATTGATGATATTGCGGTAGCGGCACAACAACAGAGTCAGGCCGCGCATGAGATTTCACGTCACATTGAAACTGTGGCGAACCTGGCCAATGAGAACAGTGGGCGTGCAATACAGGCTGCTGAAATTGCCGAGCACCTGCATCGACTGACACGGTTAACGGAGTAG
- a CDS encoding metallophosphoesterase: MSSDTATDRLPPVSGYDLIGDVHGCAVTLGRLLERMGYHKVGGVYQHDKRRAIFVGDIVDRGPRIREALHLVYDMVEQGKAQMVIGNHEFNAITYCTPGRSGSGRDYLRPHVPRNTRQIAETLEQFANYPQEWSAFIDWFKTLPLFLEIDGGADFSRFRVVHACWDEALIAAHQERYGSGHFDVDFIHASAEPGTLASYTKQRLTGGVDLPLPPGVKIVSNDGYERSAFRTKFWVSRPKTYGELLFQPDPLPEDIAVAPISQEHRQQMVNYGADQPPLFVGHYWLKGKPQPIAPNVACLDYSAVKYGRLVAYRMDGEAHLRAHKYVWEYVDP; the protein is encoded by the coding sequence ATGTCGAGTGATACCGCCACAGACAGATTACCGCCCGTGTCAGGTTATGACCTGATCGGCGATGTGCACGGTTGTGCCGTCACCTTGGGGCGTTTGCTGGAGCGGATGGGGTATCACAAAGTCGGCGGCGTCTACCAACACGATAAACGTCGGGCTATCTTTGTCGGCGACATCGTGGACCGCGGACCGCGCATTCGCGAAGCCCTGCATCTGGTGTACGACATGGTGGAGCAGGGTAAGGCGCAAATGGTTATCGGCAACCACGAGTTCAATGCCATCACTTACTGTACGCCGGGGCGGTCCGGTAGTGGCCGCGATTACCTGCGACCCCATGTGCCGCGCAACACACGCCAGATAGCAGAAACCCTGGAGCAGTTCGCGAACTACCCGCAGGAATGGAGCGCCTTCATTGACTGGTTCAAGACATTGCCGCTGTTTCTTGAGATTGATGGGGGTGCAGATTTCAGCCGTTTTCGCGTGGTCCATGCCTGCTGGGATGAGGCCCTGATTGCTGCTCATCAAGAACGGTATGGCAGTGGTCACTTTGATGTGGACTTTATCCATGCGTCCGCCGAGCCCGGTACGCTGGCGTCATACACCAAGCAACGGCTCACCGGCGGCGTCGATCTCCCCTTACCGCCCGGCGTGAAAATTGTGTCCAACGACGGTTACGAACGCAGCGCGTTTCGCACCAAATTTTGGGTGTCCCGGCCGAAGACTTATGGGGAATTACTGTTTCAGCCTGATCCCTTGCCAGAGGATATTGCTGTGGCACCTATCAGTCAGGAGCATCGCCAGCAGATGGTCAATTACGGCGCAGATCAGCCGCCGCTGTTTGTGGGGCACTACTGGCTCAAGGGAAAACCGCAACCCATTGCGCCCAACGTGGCCTGCCTGGATTACAGTGCGGTGAAATACGGGCGTTTGGTGGCCTATCGAATGGACGGCGAAGCCCATCTGCGTGCGCACAAATATGTGTGGGAATATGTGGACCCCTGA